In a genomic window of Sulfuriferula nivalis:
- a CDS encoding ammonium transporter, with amino-acid sequence MSFAADEAPKMDGASTAWMITATVLVILMTIPGLGLFYGGLVRTKNMLSILTQVFVTFSMLSVLWALYGYSLAFTPGGELNSVVGGLSKSFLSGVGKDSLTGVIPEYVYLTFQMTFAAITPALIIGGFAERMKFSAILLFMAGWLTLVYAPIAHMVWGGGWLQGLGTMDFAGGTVVHINAGIAALVGALVLGKRVGFGRESMSPHSLTMTMIGASLLWVGWFGFNVGSELAVDSTAGMVLLNTQLATAAAAMGWLFVEWIIKGKPSMLGGVSGAITGLVAITPACGFVGPMGSIVLGIVAAAICFWSTSGLKHWLGYDDSLDVFGIHGVGGIVGAIGTGFLASTTFGGVGYAAGVTMGDQVLKQLMATGTTLVWSGVISYILFKAIDMAIGLRVTEDEEREGLDIVDHGEKAYNH; translated from the coding sequence ATGAGTTTTGCAGCCGATGAGGCGCCTAAAATGGATGGTGCCAGCACTGCATGGATGATCACTGCAACGGTATTGGTTATATTGATGACTATACCTGGGTTGGGGTTATTTTATGGTGGTTTGGTACGCACAAAAAATATGCTGTCGATACTGACTCAAGTATTTGTAACTTTTTCCATGTTATCTGTATTGTGGGCCTTGTATGGGTACAGTCTGGCATTTACTCCTGGCGGAGAGCTGAATTCGGTAGTGGGTGGACTGAGTAAGTCGTTTTTGTCTGGTGTAGGCAAGGATTCGCTCACTGGCGTTATTCCTGAATACGTCTATCTGACCTTCCAGATGACTTTTGCGGCGATTACCCCAGCACTCATTATCGGTGGCTTTGCTGAGCGTATGAAGTTCTCTGCGATATTGCTGTTCATGGCAGGCTGGCTGACTTTGGTTTACGCGCCTATTGCTCATATGGTATGGGGTGGTGGATGGTTGCAAGGTCTCGGTACTATGGACTTCGCTGGCGGTACAGTTGTTCATATTAACGCGGGTATTGCTGCGCTGGTGGGTGCACTGGTACTTGGCAAACGTGTCGGTTTCGGTCGTGAATCCATGTCCCCGCACAGCCTGACCATGACCATGATCGGCGCTTCGCTGCTGTGGGTAGGCTGGTTCGGTTTCAACGTAGGTAGTGAGCTGGCTGTCGACAGTACCGCAGGTATGGTGTTGCTCAATACTCAGCTGGCAACAGCGGCTGCTGCGATGGGCTGGTTGTTCGTTGAATGGATCATTAAAGGCAAACCTAGCATGCTGGGTGGTGTTTCTGGTGCGATTACTGGTCTGGTGGCGATCACCCCAGCTTGCGGTTTTGTCGGCCCTATGGGCAGTATCGTACTGGGTATCGTTGCAGCGGCTATCTGCTTCTGGTCAACTTCCGGTCTGAAACACTGGCTGGGCTACGACGACTCGCTGGATGTATTTGGTATTCACGGTGTTGGCGGTATCGTTGGTGCAATCGGTACTGGTTTTCTGGCATCTACTACCTTCGGTGGAGTCGGCTATGCTGCCGGTGTCACCATGGGCGACCAAGTGCTCAAGCAATTGATGGCAACGGGCACCACACTGGTATGGTCTGGCGTGATCAGCTACATTTTGTTCAAAGCTATCGACATGGCTATCGGCTTGCGCGTTACTGAGGATGAAGAACGTGAAGGGCTGGACATTGTTGATCATGGTGAAAAGGCTTATAACCACTAG
- a CDS encoding tetratricopeptide repeat protein: MMNSLYTQALRHHQNGDLVTAEQLYREIILTAPENPDAMHYLGFLLQQTDRLAEAFEQITAAIALDNTHAEWYFNLGIVLSRQGLFEPAIDAYTSAITLDRDKYFYWTNLGAAFEANQELDKAEHCYIVATKIDPNCPDAFYLLSVLYLGQERYSEARHNNHCGIIVDPTKVNSRIVLGQAYYELGRAEEAIAVFETWLRAEPDNPVATHMLNAYRGQQAQPQCTSQYIEQTFDTFANSFENVLGRLRYCGPQLVQEHIASYYPPSKNLNVLDLGCGTGLVGTVLQPYAHRLTGVDLSQAMLNQAATKQIYHQLHKADITAYLASTDEQFDLITCMDTLIYLGHLDEIFALIHRRLKPDGMLIVSTEKLAVVNDLGYKLNISGRYSHHADYLVSSLTKTGFQIDYIRDVPIRTEAGCQIDGQFICASPYTKGELSSN; encoded by the coding sequence ATGATGAACTCTCTATACACACAGGCCCTACGTCATCACCAAAATGGTGATCTGGTTACGGCAGAGCAGCTTTATCGAGAAATCATTCTGACAGCGCCAGAAAACCCTGATGCCATGCATTATCTGGGATTTTTGTTACAACAGACCGACCGATTAGCTGAAGCTTTTGAGCAAATCACTGCGGCTATCGCGCTGGATAATACCCACGCCGAATGGTATTTTAATTTGGGCATAGTACTCTCACGACAAGGGCTATTTGAACCTGCAATAGATGCGTACACCAGCGCCATTACGCTGGATAGAGACAAGTATTTCTACTGGACGAATCTCGGCGCGGCGTTTGAAGCCAATCAGGAACTGGATAAGGCCGAACATTGTTACATCGTTGCTACGAAAATCGACCCCAACTGTCCAGATGCATTTTATTTACTATCAGTGCTGTATCTTGGTCAAGAGCGCTACTCAGAAGCCAGACACAATAATCACTGCGGCATCATAGTTGATCCGACCAAAGTCAATTCCCGTATTGTTTTAGGTCAGGCCTATTATGAATTAGGTCGTGCAGAGGAAGCCATTGCCGTCTTTGAAACATGGCTACGTGCAGAACCAGACAACCCCGTCGCAACGCATATGTTGAACGCTTACCGTGGTCAACAAGCGCAACCACAATGTACCAGCCAGTACATCGAACAAACTTTTGATACGTTTGCCAACAGCTTTGAAAATGTGCTGGGCAGACTGAGATATTGCGGACCGCAATTAGTACAGGAACACATAGCTTCATACTATCCACCTTCAAAAAATCTTAATGTACTCGATTTAGGCTGTGGCACAGGTCTGGTAGGTACCGTTTTGCAACCCTATGCACACAGGCTGACAGGTGTTGACCTGAGTCAGGCCATGTTGAATCAGGCCGCGACTAAGCAAATTTATCATCAGCTGCACAAAGCCGATATCACTGCTTATCTGGCATCCACTGATGAACAGTTTGACTTAATTACCTGCATGGACACGTTGATTTATCTGGGACATCTGGATGAAATTTTTGCCCTCATACATCGCCGACTCAAGCCAGATGGCATGCTGATTGTCAGCACCGAAAAGCTGGCAGTAGTAAACGACCTGGGTTACAAATTGAATATCAGTGGCCGATACAGCCATCACGCTGATTATCTGGTTAGTTCACTTACAAAAACAGGTTTCCAGATCGACTATATTCGAGATGTACCCATAAGAACTGAAGCAGGTTGTCAAATTGATGGGCAATTCATTTGCGCAAGCCCTTATACAAAAGGGGAACTCAGCTCGAATTAA
- a CDS encoding lytic murein transglycosylase, which yields MNKNSLANITTVVALTCVIFIQGCATNNPITPAPTPVANPPVVTTTPVSSDLEAVSPPKPANTSFAEWLAGFRTRLTLSGAKPETIAAMLDDLEPDMSIIQRDQSQPEFVRPIWSYLDTAASDLRVTNGQKAYALHRETIDAIAQHYGVRAEILIAIWGLESAYGKSAGNKDIVRSLATLAWEGRRRSWAEQQLIAAAQMIDRGFATREQLTGSWAGAMGQTQFIPTTYLEIAVDWDGDGRRDIWTDEFDALASAANLLAQAGWQSNAPVIQEVVIPDGFDLRLWEPERTRPVSEWAKMGINPIDATPWANDALPRPARLLLPAGRSGPGFLTFQNFEVIRHYNNSSAYALGVSYLAERIAGGGTIIGAWPKDDVPLTRTQTRELQAALNAQGYHAGQSDGLAGAATRRALRDFQRAHALDADGYVGSSAFAKVMAAEASK from the coding sequence ATGAATAAAAATAGTTTAGCTAACATTACAACAGTGGTCGCACTGACATGTGTGATATTCATACAGGGTTGCGCTACTAATAATCCAATCACACCTGCGCCTACCCCTGTTGCAAACCCGCCAGTAGTCACTACAACACCTGTCAGCAGTGATCTGGAAGCCGTTAGCCCACCCAAACCAGCCAACACCAGTTTTGCTGAATGGCTGGCTGGTTTTCGTACCCGCTTAACCCTGTCGGGTGCCAAGCCTGAAACTATCGCAGCTATGCTGGATGATCTGGAACCGGACATGAGCATTATCCAACGCGATCAGAGCCAGCCTGAGTTTGTGCGTCCAATCTGGTCTTATCTTGACACTGCGGCATCCGATTTACGGGTAACCAATGGGCAGAAAGCTTATGCATTACATCGTGAAACCATCGATGCAATTGCCCAGCATTATGGTGTACGTGCCGAGATACTGATTGCCATCTGGGGACTGGAAAGCGCCTATGGCAAGAGCGCTGGCAACAAAGATATTGTACGCTCATTGGCTACATTAGCCTGGGAGGGTCGCCGTCGTAGCTGGGCTGAACAACAACTTATCGCGGCTGCTCAGATGATAGATCGCGGCTTTGCCACACGTGAACAACTCACGGGCTCCTGGGCGGGTGCAATGGGGCAGACTCAGTTCATCCCCACGACTTATCTGGAAATTGCCGTGGACTGGGATGGTGATGGTCGCCGCGACATATGGACGGATGAATTTGATGCTTTGGCTTCCGCTGCCAATTTACTTGCGCAGGCTGGCTGGCAGAGCAATGCGCCTGTTATTCAGGAAGTGGTCATTCCTGATGGATTTGACTTAAGGCTATGGGAGCCTGAACGCACTCGTCCAGTGAGCGAATGGGCGAAAATGGGTATTAATCCGATAGACGCAACGCCTTGGGCAAATGATGCGCTACCCCGCCCTGCCCGATTACTCCTGCCTGCTGGCCGCAGCGGCCCCGGTTTTTTAACTTTCCAGAATTTTGAAGTTATCAGGCACTACAATAATTCCAGCGCATATGCGCTCGGTGTTAGTTATCTTGCTGAACGTATTGCAGGAGGTGGCACTATTATCGGCGCATGGCCCAAAGACGATGTGCCACTGACACGCACACAAACTCGGGAATTACAGGCTGCATTGAATGCACAGGGATACCATGCAGGGCAATCCGACGGCTTAGCGGGTGCCGCTACCCGTCGCGCCTTACGTGACTTTCAACGAGCACATGCACTTGATGCCGATGGCTATGTCGGATCATCTGCATTTGCCAAGGTGATGGCTGCCGAGGCCAGTAAATAA
- a CDS encoding LexA family protein, with the protein MMTDISSHGGKRSGAGRKTAYGEPTKQVRIPASQVPVVLDYLNALRHQQPVVPPLVSGMITHISPMLMETPRWAVPVMSHTIPAGFPSPADDYVEDRIDLNTHLIHHREATFILRVSGWSMINAGIHDGDEIIVDRALNAVHGNVVVAIINNELTVKRLHKTGTEIRLVPENPEFKDIIIGAEEELIIWGVVTRVLHKV; encoded by the coding sequence ATGATGACTGACATATCCAGCCACGGCGGCAAACGATCAGGTGCGGGCCGCAAAACCGCGTATGGCGAGCCAACCAAACAGGTTCGCATCCCTGCTAGTCAGGTACCTGTGGTGCTGGATTATCTTAATGCGCTACGTCACCAGCAGCCTGTTGTCCCTCCGCTAGTATCCGGCATGATCACCCACATCAGCCCTATGCTGATGGAAACGCCGCGCTGGGCTGTTCCGGTGATGTCGCACACTATCCCCGCGGGCTTTCCCAGTCCGGCTGATGACTATGTTGAAGACCGTATTGATCTCAACACCCACCTTATCCATCACCGTGAAGCGACGTTTATATTGCGGGTATCAGGCTGGTCTATGATTAATGCAGGCATACATGACGGCGATGAAATCATCGTTGATCGCGCCCTTAATGCAGTACACGGCAACGTCGTGGTCGCTATCATCAACAATGAACTCACCGTTAAGCGTTTGCATAAAACTGGTACTGAAATCCGTCTTGTGCCAGAAAACCCCGAATTCAAAGACATCATCATCGGCGCAGAAGAAGAGCTGATTATCTGGGGTGTCGTCACCCGTGTTTTACACAAGGTATGA
- a CDS encoding Y-family DNA polymerase, producing the protein MTFAESQSALPKRIALIDVNNCYVSCERLFRPDLIGKPVVVLSNNDGCVVARSAEVKALGVPMAAPWFKLKALAKQHGIIALSSNYPLYADMSNRIMSMLARFSPYQEIYSIDECFLDLTGYTHFDLTDYAQTMRQQIRQWLSLPVCVGIASTKTLAKLANHIAKKNDVWNGVCDLTTLDAKALRHTLTQIDVSEVWGVGRQHTAALHAVGIKTVQDLRDADANMIRKRYSVVLERTVQELQGISCMVMDDVAPAKQQIMSSRSFGQAVYTLNDLAEAVTLYVSRAAEKLRRQHSVAGAIQIHLKTNPHKPKEPQYHPSIIIPLTEATSDTLTLNAAALRGLKQIFRSGYAYSKAGVMLMELSSGHQATANLFTDMAQQQKRTSLMQTLDAVNLRFGKNSLGAGIVGITTRRDWSMKQGGKSPNYTTRWDELAVVSALG; encoded by the coding sequence ATGACATTCGCTGAATCACAGTCTGCTTTGCCTAAGCGCATTGCGCTGATAGACGTGAATAACTGCTATGTATCCTGTGAGCGCCTGTTTCGCCCTGATCTCATCGGCAAACCTGTGGTCGTGCTTTCCAATAATGATGGCTGCGTGGTAGCGCGCTCAGCTGAAGTCAAAGCCTTGGGTGTGCCGATGGCGGCGCCATGGTTCAAACTGAAAGCGCTGGCAAAACAGCATGGCATTATTGCCCTGTCGAGCAACTATCCGCTGTACGCGGACATGAGCAACCGCATCATGTCCATGCTGGCAAGGTTTAGCCCGTATCAGGAAATTTATTCCATAGATGAATGCTTTCTGGACCTGACGGGTTATACCCATTTTGACCTCACAGACTACGCCCAAACCATGCGTCAACAAATACGGCAATGGCTGAGCTTGCCTGTCTGTGTCGGCATTGCCTCAACCAAAACACTAGCCAAACTTGCTAACCATATCGCCAAGAAAAATGATGTCTGGAATGGGGTTTGTGATTTGACAACGCTGGATGCAAAAGCGCTACGCCATACTCTGACCCAGATAGATGTGTCAGAAGTATGGGGGGTAGGTCGCCAGCATACGGCTGCACTCCACGCGGTGGGAATCAAGACCGTACAAGACCTGCGTGATGCAGACGCCAACATGATCCGTAAACGCTATTCCGTGGTGCTGGAGCGTACTGTGCAAGAACTGCAAGGGATTTCATGCATGGTAATGGACGACGTCGCACCAGCAAAACAGCAGATCATGTCGAGCCGCTCGTTTGGTCAGGCAGTCTACACCTTGAATGACCTGGCAGAAGCCGTCACCCTTTACGTATCTCGCGCGGCAGAAAAACTGCGCAGACAACATAGCGTGGCGGGTGCGATACAAATCCATCTCAAAACCAACCCACACAAACCCAAAGAACCACAGTACCACCCCAGCATCATTATTCCGCTGACAGAAGCAACATCGGACACCCTGACACTTAACGCAGCCGCGTTGCGCGGGTTAAAGCAGATATTCCGCTCTGGCTATGCCTACAGCAAGGCCGGCGTCATGTTGATGGAGCTGTCATCAGGGCATCAGGCCACCGCGAACCTGTTCACCGATATGGCGCAACAGCAAAAGCGCACATCGCTGATGCAAACGTTGGATGCAGTCAATCTCAGATTCGGCAAAAATAGTCTGGGGGCGGGCATCGTCGGCATCACAACTCGGCGTGACTGGTCTATGAAACAGGGCGGTAAATCGCCTAACTACACAACGAGATGGGATGAGCTGGCTGTGGTGAGTGCGTTGGGCTAA